The following proteins come from a genomic window of Triticum aestivum cultivar Chinese Spring chromosome 6A, IWGSC CS RefSeq v2.1, whole genome shotgun sequence:
- the LOC123132424 gene encoding protein JASON, whose translation MGCFLSCFRGRPDPASRALHDPLVRKTRLGDAFLDDHHDDGTAKLEESRTPKEGLGNDGGVDDDLRREANYLKSCGAISETPPEILKASNQVEEREINECNETSNNAQETKEALVSEIKDYLSEGFNSDGHDGAVKHDQDTDEGTDDHVTEVESAARSSSQERSSGQIIRNQNPDPSDSPFPTPLVLRDDIQTPGFTTHQGNFKPGKRGRASKQFLYPVLRPIENKLQWTELRDESSSPVVASHPPKRRYLSADSTENEKPHQQTLPGSVNADAALSSESAPFLFHGGWKAQHAEEVACPEDENVNQQQLVGGGGVGELLSKSSENGKHGVASLSCWLKTTCADGEGEGQTGRQLGFGSVDLSDVPVFVASGLNWDNENNPTPMLPKAWDGNGIPNTTTKYKEDQRVNWHATPFEKRLMKVLSDEKPHHQRKISGKLIHLEEDAVESPASATASS comes from the exons ATGGGCTGCTTCCTCTCGTGCTTCCGCGGCCGCCCCGACCCGGCCAGCCGGGCCCTCCAC GATCCGCTCGTGCGCAAGACCCGGCTCGGGGACGCCTTCCTGGACGACCACCACGACGACGGCACGGCGA AGCTTGAGGAGAGCCGGACGCCGAAGGAGGGTCTCGGGAACGACGGAGGGGTCGACGACGACCTCAGGCGAGAG GCAAATTATCTTAAATCTTGTGGCGCAATATCAGAAACCCCTCCCGAAATTCTGAAAGCATCAAACCAAGTCGAAGAGCGAGAAATTAACGAG TGCAATGAGACGTCAAACAATGCACAGGAGACTAAAGAGGCCCTGGTGTCTGAAATTAAGGATTACTTGTCTGAGGG GTTCAACTCCGACGGGCACGATGGTGCTGTGAAGCATGATCAGGACACCGACGAAGGCACTGACGACCATGTCACTGAGGTTGAATCAGCGGCGAGATCATCGTCGCAGGAAAGGTCCTCAGGCCAGATCATCAGGAACCAGAATCCTGATCCTAGCGACTCGCCTTTCCCCACCCCTCTGGTTCTGAGGGACGACATCCAGACCCCTGGATTCACCACACACCAGGGGAACTTCAAGCCCGGGAAGCGCGGGAGGGCCAGCAAGCAGTTCCTGTACCCCGTCCTGCGACCCATCGAGAACAAGCTGCAGTGGACGGAGCTGAGAGACGAGTCCTCCTCCCCCGTGGTCGCCTCTCACCCTCCCAAAAGAAGGTACCTGTCTGCAGATTCCACCGAGAACGAGAAGCCCCATCAGCAAACCCTTCCAGGCTCAGTGAATGCAGACGCAGCGCTATCATCAGAGTCTGCGCCATTTCTGTTCCATGGCGGCTGGAAAGCGCAGCACGCCGAAGAAGTGGCGTGTCCAGAGGATGAGAACGTCAACCAGCAGCAGcttgtgggcggcggcggcgtcggagaGCTGCTGAGCAAGAGCTCGGAGAACGGGAAGCATGGCGTGGCCAGCCTGTCCTGCTGGCTCAAGACTACGTGTGCGGATGGTGAGGGTGAGGGCCAGACTGGACGGCAGCTGGGCTTCGGGAGCGTCGATCTCAGCGACGTGCCCGTCTTTGTGGCCTCTGGGCTGAACTGGGACAACGAGAACAACCCTACCCCGATGCTGCCCAAGGCCTGGGACGGCAACGGGATCCCCAACACCACCACCAAGTACAAAGAG GACCAGAGGGTGAACTGGCATGCCACGCCTTTCGAGAAGAGATTGATGAAAGTTTTGTCCGATGAGAAACCACACCATCAGAG GAAAATCAGTGGGAAGCTGATCCACCTGGAGGAAGACGCGGTAGAGAGCCCGGCCAGTGCGACTGCTTCCTCATGA
- the LOC123129532 gene encoding uncharacterized protein, producing the protein MPSWPNSNETSDDDDEYMSEFTSMNMEYFQTPDTVIDPNFSGLVTESNRRCILHRERAGKFVAFEGTDTGRRFIGCATEDGVNCGVLEWVDAPWPVILQRCLTKLWDMYHEKNLGRVQDKEAHEIEVEKLKKELDSLGNQYSQLVDDVSKLLDYQDGQKSHDMDYTIQTINELKEKKHQLEERAKIEIQMEKLKLKKEQRCIL; encoded by the exons ATGCCGTCGTGGCCCAACAGCAACGAGACCTCTGACGATGATGACGAGTACATGAGCGAGTTCACTAGCATGAATATGGAGTATTTT CAAACTCCAGATACTGTGATAGATCCAAACTTTTCTGGGCTTGTGACTGAATCTAACCGTAGGTGCATCCTGCACAGGGAGAGGGCTGGCAAATTTGTGGCATTTGAAGGCACTGACACTGGCAGGAGATTCATAGGATGTGCAACTGAG GATGGTGTGAACTGTGGTGTTTTAGAGTGGGTAGATGCCCCTTGGCCTGTGATTTTGCAAAGATGCTTAACCAAGCTCTGGGATATGTATCATGAGAAGAACCTTGGTAGAGTGCAAGACAAAGAGGCTCATGAGATAGAGGTTGagaaattgaagaaggagctggattcTCTTGGCAATCAGTACAGTCAGCTTGTGGATGATGTATCCAAGCTGCTTGATTACCAGGATGGGCAGAAATCCCATGACATGGATTACACAATCCAGACAATCAATGAACTTAAGGAGAAGAAGCATCAGCTTGAGGAGCGGGCAAAGATTGAGATTCAAATGGAGAAGCTTAAGCTCAAGAAAGAACAAAGGTGCATCCTGTAG